A single Drosophila ananassae strain 14024-0371.13 chromosome 3L, ASM1763931v2, whole genome shotgun sequence DNA region contains:
- the LOC6494621 gene encoding AF4/FMR2 family member lilli isoform X11, which produces MDLSLERDSSALGSLFQQIINDMKNTSPLWEDFVAKAGKLHTCLRAAIQAIAAYLDAFQKIADAATNSRGASKEIGTALTRVCLRHKAVETRLKTFTTAIMDCLVQPLQERIEDWKRTVATIDKDHAKEYKRCRSELKKRSSDTLRLQKKARKGQTDGLQSLMDSHMQDVTLRRAELEEVEKKSLRAAMVEERLRYCSFVHMLQPVVHEECEVMSELGHLQEAMQSIALVTKDPSVLPQASEELIHDAKASINLYPESPGGGSGSQGGGCSNSLGSRKSSVCSISSINSSGSSNSPGHHHYPRSLSQFVTPAIRLKPGESSDSGFCSSPALTTQTSNATNQTANVSTWPPHNQDTVDSLPPTADRPHTISTAYEKGHQRPPLTVYTFQNPETIHESTTGLNNGSPAAANGQSSSGQTTPATQKSPAASLSRPPLPVKPAHVRCSSLERPLSAQSNHRQGSGSNLLQRQCPSPIPAHITKELSAAHHAQQQQQQQQLQQHQQQQQTPPTYVNMSELANMAALKLTNHQNQQQQQQQKPSPPPLKQQSSIDSISSQHSNDSTGSHQLLQQQQHHQQHMQQQQNHHSASATATRSHSISSTASSLHSHPSIDSTVACGSLVGQHNHSTSTNTNTTTTSPSSGCSTPQNHYSPLLTNSPTSTAAGTPSGSSIGTGAGLGFVYQVSSPTPPASEVLKITEQGSGSGQASVNNDVEEEETDERSRASVLQKASMFEKAAAAAAISPPAPVPVAPPTASVGPAGGGRRSEAEQQEMDKSFEDSIQALNNLIGELDSFQREIDEGKGKQMMMMTSLTGSSNNNVTNVTTTSSSTSSSDNHNTPAGNTSTIEPCAISNQTHSSGCGTDISDTTSDELGGDESAEARRRDRDRDRDLLGASDSELSRCYVSETSSLTGGMTAGGYENPTFAHFVAASASREEAGPGDSVSLASDSLCLGQPRHAYVDTCSDSGSAVVVIYDHQIPITPDIEFVKQNSEIVLLRTKDPQPQALQLHEMRELQQLPTNLAGTPDSSPDGQAPPQPATATVAPAKQRLSSFRATSEQQLQLLGRGSPQRGKATTEPAQDQHPPPPPPPQQQQQVASELQPVDPVKRQLPPKPNSLSLFSGPAPNTLASDKPLVPRKSDFKADLDAKIRRQKHKVQQQLQQQQQSPPQQQAPSATQPQQQQSPPQQSPPNRNCNVTNKPAANVTASASASASKVNQNHRNPCQNQTAASSNHKQYKTPPACPTYSSSSTSLPSLPSLPSLPLSVSTSSANSPPSMLPASARPVAHSPHLYSNANANASVPANPHSPANAHANVKPCITPRPASLSGGGAGGGGSTRIARRSSINQAKPPPPVRRSSSVTPSPNASVGLKQPQQPEHLHLHQQQLSSSSEHLPPPPAFLLDSMPQSPPPAAMPSSALKVSETVRALAALRHQPASPVALRRMQQQQQQQQQQLQHQQQQQLLQQQQQQQQPFLQSLHQSPSNDDLSYEVYYDSYLDLHAYAPAQQRLTQHQQQYQQQQQQHLMYLQQQHQAAQPPVYQAPPPVDATFRTSSPAAGGGGGGGGIYAQPKLVNSMSSFRTSSPSPNGHAHPLPPTQPKANPNLIAQLNARLNSKQQHQQHEGIYGNQQQQQQQPGGDSIYMRGGLPMSQTPQQQHFDAAAQMSNNMRQVHPPYQHHQSQSQQQQQHYTCPPPLEDPPPPPIYAAGASATMPKKMARPLVGHAPHASAYAAASATATLPKNIMQQQQQHRLLQQQQQQQQYQQPTGMGNGNGNGHGHGHVSHRPQLPLPQQKMRAAQQQQQHLVEQQHQPPIPSRHSSVQQKIFVSTNPFIQTTAVKFHSPSASPICGSPGSGTGSVSGSGSLASIYATTARGSHQQHPHQQQQQQQHYYRDVAGGNSNGGGGYYNHNAHGHAHSNAHANAHAHVQAHHANYATSTNIEKTGSIRAKTKAEFLENLNAKLAKQGMSGRAFAVRNLINSKALPDPRICHESLMDQIKRGATLKRNQKINDRSAPKIH; this is translated from the exons ATGGATCTGAGTCTGGAACGCGACAGCTCCGCTCTGGGAAGTCTGTTTCAACAGATTATCAATGATATGAAG AACACCTCGCCGTTGTGGGAGGATTTTGTGGCCAAGGCGGGAAAACTCCATACATGTTTGAG GGCCGCCATCCAAGCAATCGCCGCCTATTTGGATGCCTTCCAAAAGATAGCAGATGCGGCGACCAATTCAAGAG GCGCTTCCAAGGAGATCGGCACCGCCCTCACCCGGGTCTGCCTGCGCCACAAGGCGGTGGAGACGCGCCTGAAGACCTTCACCACGGCCATCATGGATTGTTTGGTGCAGCCGCTGCAGGAGAGGATCGAGGACTGGAAGCGCACAGTGGCCACCATCGACAAGGACCATGCCAAAGAGTACAAGCGGTGCCGGAGTGAGCTGAAGAAGCGCTCCAGCGACACGCTGCGCCTCCAGAAGAAGGCGCGCAAGGGCCAGACGGACGGGCTCCAGTCCCTGATGGACTCGCACATGCAGGACGTGACACTCCGCCGGGCCGAGTTGGAGGAGGTGGAGAAGAAGTCCCTGAGGGCGGCCATGGTGGAGGAGAGACTGCGGTACTGCAGCTTTGTCCACATGCTGCAGCCGGTGGTGCACGAGGAGTGCGAGGTCATGTCCGAACTGGGTCACCTCCAG GAGGCGATGCAGTCGATAGCTCTGGTCACCAAGGACCCCAGTGTCCTGCCCCAGGCCTCCGAGGAACTCATCCACGATGCCAAGGCCAGCATTAATCTCTACCCAGAGTCCCCGGGTGGCGGTTCTGGGTCTCAGGGTGGAGGCTGCTCCAACTCGCTGGGTTCCCGTAAGAGCTCCGTCTGCTCCATCAGTAGCATCAACAGCAGCGGCTCAAGCAACTCACCTGGCCATCACCACTATCCGCGTTCCCTGTCGCAG TTTGTAACGCCCGCAATTCGCTTGAAACCTGGTGAATCCAGTGATAGTGGCTTTTGCTCATCGCCAGCGCTAACAACACAg ACATCGAATGCCACCAATCAGACGGCGAATGTATCCACCTGGCCGCCACACAATCAGGACACTGTGGACAGCCTGCCACCGACCGCCGACCGGCCGCATACCATTTCGACCGCCTACGAGAAGGGCCACCAGCGACCGCCGCTCACAGTCTATACGTTCCAGAACCCGGAGACCATTCACGAGTCAACCACTGGCCTCAATAATGGCTCCCCAGCCGCCGCCAATGGACAGTCCTCGTCTGGCCAGACCACTCCGGCCACCCAGAAGTCCCCGGCTGCCTCCCTCAGCCGGCCACCTCTGCCAGTT AAGCCAGCCCACGTG CGCTGCTCGTCGTTGGAGCGTCCGTTGTCGGCCCAGAGCAACCACCGCCAGGGTAGCGGGAGCAATCTGCTGCAGCGGCAGTGTCCCTCACCGATTCCAGCTCATATCACGAAAG AGCTGTCCGCAGCGCATCatgcccagcagcagcagcaacagcaacagctccagcaacatcagcaacaacagcagacACCGCCCACCTACGTGAATATGTCCGAGTTGGCCAACATGGCGGCCCTGAAACTGACTAACCACCAgaaccagcaacagcagcagcagcagaagcccTCGCCGCCGCCTTTGAAACAACAGAGCTCCATCGACTCGATCAGCTCACAGCATTCCAATGACTCCACGGGTTCGCATCAACTGctccaacagcagcaacatcatcagcaacacatgcaacagcagcaaaatCATCACTCCGCCTCTGCCACAGCCACTCGCTCCCATTCCATATCCTCGACGGCCTCGTCGCTGCACTCGCATCCGTCAATTGACTCGACGGTAGCTTGTGGCTCCCTGGTGGGCCAGCACAACCACAGCACCAGCACCAACACGAACACGACCACCACCTCGCCGTCCAGTGGCTGCTCCACGCCACAGAATCATTACTCGCCCTTGCTAACCAACTCACCCACGTCCACTGCCGCAGGTACACCCAGTGGCAGCAGCATCGGCACGGGAGCCGGCCTGGGCTTTGTCTATCAGGTCAGCTCTCCCACTCCGCCCGCCAGCGAGGTGCTGAAGATCACCGAGCAGGGTTCCGGCTCTGGCCAGGCATCTGTAAACAATGACGTGGAGGAGGAAGAGACCGACGAGCGATCGCGGGCTTCCGTCTTGCAGAAGGCCTCGATGTTCGAGAAGGCGGCAGCTGCGGCTGCCATATCGCCACCGGCTCCGGTTCCAGTCGCTCCACCAACTGCATCGGTTGGCCCGGCCGGAGGAGGACGCCGATCCGAGGCGGAGCAGCAGGAAATGG ACAAGTCTTTCGAAGATTCAATCCAAGctctaaataatttaattggcGAACTAGACTCGTTCCAACGCGAGATCGATGAGGGCAAGGGCAAgcagatgatgatgatgaccaGCCTGACCGGCAGCAGTAACAACAATGTGACGAATGTGACCACCACCAGCAGttccaccagcagcagcgacAACCACAACACGCCCGCCGGCAACACCAGCACCATCGAGCCCTGTGCCATCAGCAATCAGACGCACTCGAGCGGCTGCGGCACCGACATCTCGGACACTACCTCGGATGAGTTGGGCGGCGACGAGAGTGCGGAGGCACGGCGACGGGATCGGGATAGGGACAGGGACCTGCTTGGAGCCAGCGATTCGGAGCTGAGTCGTTGCTATGTGAGCGAGACGAGTTCGCTGACCGGCGGGATGACGGCCGGCGGCTACGAGAATCCCACATTTGCGCACTTTGTGGCGGCCAGTGCCAGTCGGGAGGAGGCGGGTCCGGGTGACAGTGTCTCCCTGGCGTCGGACAGCCTGTGTCTGGGGCAACCGCGCCACGCCTACGTGGACACCTGCAGCGATAGCGGCAGTGCCGTGGTGGTGATCTACGACCACCAGATTCCCATCACGCCGGACATCGAGTTCGTGAAGCAGAACTCGGAGATAGTGCTGCTGCGCACCAAGGATCCCCAGCCACAGGCGCTACAGCTGCACGAGATGCGCGAGCTGCAGCAGCTGCCGACGAACCTGGCTGGAACGCCGGACTCCTCGCCGGATGGCCAGGCGCCACCGCAGCCGGCCACAGCAACCGTGGCGCCCGCCAAGCAGCGACTCTCCTCCTTCCGCGCCACCAGCGAACAGCAGCTGCAGCTCCTCGGACGCGGCAGTCCCCAAAGAGGTAAAGCCACCACTGAGCCGGCACAGGACCAgcacccaccaccaccaccacccccccagcagcagcagcaggtggCCAGTGAGCTGCAGCCAGTAGATCCTGTCAAGCGCCAGCTGCCGCCCAAACCGAACAGCCTGAGCCTTTTCAGTGGCCCAGCGCCCAACACGCTGGCCAGCGACAAGCCCCTGGTGCCCCGAAAGTCAGACTTTAAGGCCGATCTTGATGCCAAAATACGCAGACAGAAGCACAAAGTCCAACAGCAattgcagcaacagcagcaatcgCCGCCTCAGCAGCAAGCACCTTCCGCCACACaaccgcaacaacaacagtcaCCACCACAACAGTCGCCCCCAAACCGAAACTGTAATGTCACTAATAAGCCAGCCGCCAATGTTACTGCATCCGCATCAGCATCTGCATCTAAAGTGAACCAAAATCATAGAAATCCATGCCAAAATCAGACAGCTGCATCATCCAATCATAAGCAATATAAGACGCCCCCAGCCTGCCCGACATACTCATCTTCATCGACATCGCTACCATCGCTACCATCGCTACCATCATTGCCATTATCAGTCAGCACCTCATCAGCAAACTCTCCGCCATCGATGTTGCCCGCCAGTGCCCGACCAGTAGCCCACTCACCACATCTATACTCCAATGCCAATGCCAATGCTAGTGTCCCAGCCAATCCTCATAGCCCGGCCAATGCCCATGCCAATGTCAAGCCGTGCATTACGCCCAGGCCGGCTTCGTTGTCGG gaggaggagcaggtgGCGGTGGATCCACGCGCATCGCCCGCCGTTCGTCCATCAACCAGGCCAAGCCACCGCCGCCAGTCAGACGCAGCTCTTCGGTGACCCCCAGTCCCAATGCCTCGGTTGGG CTGAAGCAACCGCAGCAGCCAGAGCACCTGCACctgcaccagcagcagctaaGCAGCTCCAGCGAGCActtgccgccgccgccggctTTCCTGCTGGACTCCATGCCGCAAAGTCCGCCGCCAGCCGCCATGCCCAGCTCGGCGCTGAAGGTATCCGAGACGGTGCGAGCCCTGGCGGCCTTGCGCCATCAGCCGGCCTCTCCGGTGGCTTTGAGACGcatgcagcaacaacagcagcagcagcagcaacagctacaacaccagcaacagcaacagctactacagcagcagcagcagcaacaacagcctTTTCTACAG TCCCTGCACCAGTCCCCCTCGAACGATGATCTAAGCTACGAAGTCTACTACGACTCCTACCTGGATCTGCACGCCTATGCTCCCGCCCAGCAACGCCTTACCCAACATCAACAGCAgtatcagcaacagcaacagcaacatctcATGTatctgcaacagcaacatcaggcTGCCCAGCCGCCTGTCTATCAAGCTCCGCCGCCCGTCGACGCC ACGTTCCGCACCTCATCACCTGCCGCTGGCGGAggcgggggcgggggcggCATTTACGCCCAACCCAAGCTGGTCAACAGCATGTCCAGCTTCCGCACCAGTAGCCCCAGTCCCAACGGACACGCTCACCCACTGCCACCGACACAGCCCAAGGCGAACCCGAATCTGATAGCACAGCTCAATGCACGACTCAACAGCaagcaacagcaccagcagcacGAGGGGATCTACGgcaaccagcagcagcagcaacagcaacccgGAGGGGATTCGATTTATATGCGAGGAGGTTTGCCCATGTCGCAAACGCCTCAGCAGCAACACTTTGACG CAGCTGCCCAAATGTCGAACAACATGCGACAAGTCCATCCACCGTACCAGCACCACCAGTCGCAgtcacagcaacagcagcagcattaCACCTGCCCGCCTCCGCTGGAGGAtccaccgccgccgcccaTTTACGCCGCCGGCGCTTCGGCCACGATGCCCAAGAAGATGGCCCGCCCCCTTGTCGGCCATGCGCCGCATGCGAGCGCCTATGCAGCTGCTTCGGCCACGGCCACGCTGCCCAAAAACAtaatgcaacagcagcaacagcaccgattgctgcaacagcaacagcagcagcagcaatatcaacagccaacaggCATGGGCaatgggaatggaaatggCCATGGTCACGGACACGTAAGTCACCGTCCGCAGTTGCCACTGCCCCAGCAGAAGATGCGGGctgcccagcagcagcagcagcacttggtggagcagcaacaccagccgCCCATCCCATCGCGGCATTCGAGTGTCCAGCAAAAGATATTCGTTTCGACGAATCCATTCATCCAAACGACGGCAGTCAAGTTCCACTCTCCATCCGCCTCGCCAATTTGCGGCTCCCCGGGATCTGGCACCGGATCGGTATCTGGATCTGGGTCTTTGGCCAGCATTTATGCGACAACAGCACGAGGCAGTCACCAGCAACATCcgcaccagcaacagcaacaacaacagcactACTATCGCGATGTTGCTGGAGGCAATAGCAATGGCGGTGGTGGATACTACAACCACAATGCCCatggccacgcccactccaACGCCCATGCCAATGCCCATGCCCATGTCCAGGCACATCATGCAA ACTATGCCACAAGCACAAATATCGAAAAGACTGGCAGCATTCGGGCCAAGACCAAGGCCGAATTCCTCGAGAATCTCAACGCGAAACTGGCCAAGCAGGGAATGTCTGGACGAGCATTCGCCGTGCGCAATCTCATCAACAGCAAGGCCCTG cCTGATCCGCGCATCTGTCACGAGTCGCTGATGGATCAGATCAAACGCGGAGCCACCTTGAAGCGTAACCAGAAGATCAACGATCGCAGCGCTCCAAAAATACATTAA